A genomic region of Clostridia bacterium contains the following coding sequences:
- a CDS encoding ferrous iron transport protein A, which translates to MTLKDLKVGQCCTVEKVAAQGILKRRFFEMGITPGTEIYLRKVAPLGDPIQISLRGYELSIRKAEAENIIIKNIED; encoded by the coding sequence ATGACGTTAAAAGATCTAAAAGTTGGACAATGTTGCACAGTTGAAAAGGTTGCCGCACAGGGTATATTAAAAAGACGTTTTTTTGAAATGGGTATTACTCCTGGAACAGAAATCTATCTTAGAAAAGTCGCACCTTTAGGGGATCCTATTCAAATTTCGCTTCGAGGATATGAACTTAGCATAAGAAAAGCTGAAGCTGAAAATATCATTATCAAAAATATAGAGGATT